The DNA sequence AAACGCTGGACGGTGACGGTGATGAACTAGACACCTTGGTCATTACAAATGATCCGATTCCTACAGGGGTATATCTGAAGGCTCGTGTCATTGGTGTCCTAAACTTCGAAGATGACGGCGAGATGGATCACAAAATTATCTGTGTGCCCGTAGACGACCGCAACACCGGCGACCAAATCCAGGGCCTAGACCAAATCCACGAACAGTGGAAACAAAAGATCGAACACCACTTCAACCACTACAAAGACCTCAAAAAGCCCGGCACTACCAAAGTCTTGGGTTGGGGCAACGCCGACGACGCGAAAAAGATCATAGTGGAGTGCGTCGAGCGCTTCAAAACAGATGCGTAAGGTCGTTCCAAAAGACGCCGTACTAGTACCGGACCAAGCGGAACGGGTCTTTCACGGTGTTATCTATGACGTATACCATTGGCAACAAAAGCTATTCGATGACTCAGACACAACCTTCGAGATGATCAAGCGAGTGGACACAATCGTGGTCATTGGTGTAACGGGTGACAAAATACTCGTCATCGACGAAGAGCAACCCCATGCGGGCTCAGGGGTGAGCTTTCCGGGCGGACGGGTAGACCCAGATGACGCCTCTATACTAGAAGCCTCTCAGCGTGAGATGCAAGAAGAGACAGGCTACGAGTTTAGCCAGTGGCGACTGATAGACGTCAGGCAACCTTTTGTAAAAATCGAGTGGTTTATTCATGTCTACATGGCTACAGATGTCAGAAAAAGGTCCACACCCCAGCAAGATGGGGGCGAGAAAATCACCATACGCCAGGAATCATTTGAGTCTCTAAAGAAGCTCATAGATGACAAAGTCGGCTCTATGGGCGAGGCCCGAGACCTCTTCGATAACTTGAAGTCTTTAGATGACTTGCTGGCGCTGCCAGAGTTCCAGGGCCAAGAAGTCGACCGCTAGATATAGATATTGCTTCATACCTCTTACGCTTATACAATAGGCACTAGCACGACAGAAAATCTAATCTAAGAGGTGGGCATGAAGACAAAAGTAGCTATAAACGGATTTGGCCGAATTGGCCGCAATGCTTTTAAAATAGCATTTGATCGAACAGACGCAGAGATTGTGGCTATCAACGATCTTACCGACACCAAGACGCTGGCGTATCTGCTCAAACACGACAGCAATTACGGCGCCTACAACAAAAAAGTAACATTTGACGACAAACATATCATCGTAGACGACCACAAGATAGTAGTCACGGCAGAAAAAGACCCAAGTACTTTGCCATGGAAAGACATGGAAATAGACGTAGTCATAGAATCCACTGGCCGCTTTACCAAAAAAGAAGACGCCGAGCTACACATCAAGGCAGGTGCCAAGCGTGTGGTCATATCTGGCCCCACCAAGAGTGATGGCGTAGACACCATTGTACTGGGTGCCAACGACGACAAGCTGGAAGGTGCAACAGAAGTACTGAGTAACGCCAGCTGTACCACCAACTCACTTGGTGCGGTGATGGCAATTCTAGACAGCCACTTTGGTGTCGAGAAGTCTATGCTAACCACCGTCCACAGCTATACCGCCAGCCAGGCCCTGCAGGACGCGCCCAACAAAGACTTACGTGAAGGCCGCAACGCCGCCGAAAACATGGTGCCAACTACCACTGGTGCAGCCATTGCCGTCACCCTGACCCTACCACAGCTCAAGGGCAAGTTTGATGGCCTGAGTATTCGCGTTCCAACGCCTGTTGTTTCTATCAGCGACATTACAGCGCTGCTCAAAAAAGATACCACTGTCGAAGAAATCAACGACGTTTTCCGAAAATCCGCTAAAGAACCGTTCTTCCAGGGCATCCTGGGAGTGAGCGATGAGCCACTGGTATCTAGTGACTATATCGGCAATAGCAACTCTGGCACCGTTGACCTACTATTGACCAAGGTCGTAGGCGGTAACCTCGTAAAAGTTATGGTGTGGTACGACAACGAATGGGGCTATAGCAACCGTTTGGTAGAGGTTGTTGCCGATACCGGACGCCTCTTGCACAAGAAAGCAGCGTAAATGAAAGTCTATATCGGGACGGATCACAACGGTTTTTACTTACGAAATATGCTGGTTGAGTATCTCAAAAAAGCCGGATATGACGTACAGGACGAAAGCCTGACCCAGCTGAACCCAGAGGACGACTTCCCGGTATTTGCCCAAAAGGTAGTAAAAGATGTGCTAACCAGTGACGACCCAGAGCCACGCGGCATCCTGCTATGTGGAAGCGGCCAGGGCATGTGTATGACTGCCAACCGGTTCAAGCACATTCGTGCTGCTATGATTTATGACCGCGAATCTGCGCGGGCCAGCCGCAATGACGACGACGCCAATATCATCTGTCTGCCAGCCAAAACACTCGAAAAAGACGATGCCAAAGTTATCGTAGAGACTTTCCTGAACACCTCCTTCGCGGGTGCCGATCGTTATAAGCGCCGTATCCGCGAAATGGACGAAGTAGGCCAGGGATAGCCCATGGCAGTTATATGTCCGACTATCACGGCCTACGAGCCGCATGAGTATCGCGAGCAAATGGAGCGAGTAACGCCCTTTGCCAAGCGCGTACATATAGACCTCATGGATGGCCAGTTTGCACCTACCACCTCGCCAGAGCTCGAACGCATTTGGTGGCCACATGATGTAACTGCCGACATACATCTGATGTACCAAAACCCTATGAACTACTTGAGCCAGCTTATCAAGCTCAAGCCAAACCTAGTGGTTATTCACAACGAAGCCCATGTCCACCACATGCACTTTGCGGCCGAGCTCCACAAGCATGATATACAGGTAGGTCTGGCCATTCTGCATGACACACCCATAGAACATGCTTTTCAAATTATGCATAGTTTTGACCACGTATTAATCTTCAGCGGAAATTTGGGTCACCATGGCGGCCAGGCCGACCTGGGTTGCCTGGACAAGGTGCAGAAGGTCAGAGCCCACCACCCAGACGCCGAAATCAGCTGGGACGGTGGTATCAACGACCAGAACATCAAGACACTGGCCGATGGCGGCGTCGACATTTTGAATGTTGGCGGATTCATTCAAAAGTCCCCCAATCCCAAGGACGCTTATGCTAAACTGAAAGCTATACTAGAGGACCGCCAGTGACACAGACAAAAAAGTTAACACTAGAACAGCTTGAGCAAAAAGCCTACGAGATTCGCGAGGATCTTATTCGCATGCTGGAGCATGCAGGGTCAGGTCACAGTGCCGGTCCGCTTGGTCTAGCTGATATTTTTACCGCCCTGTATTTTGATATCATGCGCTACGACCCCAAGCGACCAGACTGGGACGAACGCGATATAGTGCTCCTAAGCAACGGACATTGTGTGCCAATACAGTACGTCACCATGGCGCATGCCGGCTTTTTTGACAAGTCAGAGCTCAAAACCTTGCGTCAGTTCGGCTCGCGTTTGCAGGGCCACCCCGAAAGAACTCGCCTCCCCGGGCTAGAGAACACTAGTGGGCCACTGGGCTGCGGCCTGAGTCAAGCCGCCGGTATGGCCCTGGCTATGCGCATGAACAAACAGCTCCACCGCTGGATCTATGTCGTCATGGGAGACGGCGAACAAAACGAGGGCAATGTCTGGGAAGCAGCCATGCTGGCTGGCAAGTACAAGCTGAACAACATCATCGCCATCACCGACCGCAACAATATCCAGATAGACGGTCCAACTGAAAAAATCATGCCGCTAGAGCCCCTGAAAGATAAGTGGGAAGCCTTTGGCTGGCATGTCATAGAGATAGACGGCAACAATATAGAGTCCGTCATAGACGCCTGCGCTATGGGCCGTGCCATTGTCGAAAAACCCGTCATGATTATTGCCCACAACGTACCAGGCAAGGGCGTACCGTTCATGGAATACGACTACCACTGGCATGGATATTTTGTAGAAACACCCGGCTCGCCAAAACTAGACAAGGTCGCCAAAGAAGCACTGCATGATTTGCGGACCCTAAAGGGTAAAATCCGGAGCGAACATGAGTAAGCATTATTTAATCGAAGATATTTTGGCCGAAGATATAAAACAAGAAGCCACTCGCAAAGGGTTTGGCCGCGGCCTCAAAAAGGCCGGCGAAATTGACGAAGCTATTGTAGCCGCTTGTGCCGATCTGACAGATTCGACCAATATGGCTGCTTTTAGAGATGCCTTTCCTGACCGTTTTATAGAAATAGGCGTGGCAGAGCAAAACCTGGTAACTGTTGGTTCGGGTATGGCCGCCATGGGCAAGATACCATTTGTCAGTAGCTATGCCGCTTTTAGCCCTGGGCGTAACTGGGAGCAGATTCGCACTACTATTTGCCTCAACGAGCGACCAGTCAAAATCGTTGGTTCACATGCCGGTGTGTCGGTCGGGCTGGACGGAGCCACTCACCAAATGCTAGAAGATATCGCCCTCATGCGAGTGTTACCCCGCATGGTGGTCATAGCACCAGGCGACAGCGTAGAGGCCGAAAAGGCCACACTAGCCCTGGCACGCGACAAGATCAACCCCGGCTACTTACGTCTGGCCCGGGCCGATAGCCCGGTGTTTACCACTGACAAAACTCCGTTCGAAATCGGCAAAGCCTATGTTTTCTCAGAAGGCAAAGACGTAACGATTATTTCTACTGGCAATCTGACCTATCAGGCTTTAGTGGCAGCCGAAAAATTGTACAAAGATGGCATCGACGCAGAAGTTGTGCACTGTCCCACCATCAAGCCCCTCGACGCAGCCACTATTCTAGCCAGCGTAGGCAAGACCAAGGCCGTTATCACTATCGAGGAAGCTCAAATAAACGGCGGCCTGGGAGGCGTAATTGCCGAGCTGCTGGGTGAAAACCTGCCCACACCAATGGTGCGCATGGGCATGAAAGATCGCTTTGGTGAATCTGGCAAGCCAGATGAGCTTTTGGAGCACTTTGGGCTGACCGCCAAGCATATTGCCCTGGCGGCCCATCATATTGTTGATAAAAAATAGGGTATCTAGCCAACGGTTGTGTCGGTAGAAGAACTGTCGTCAAAATCACTGGCACTGAGTACGTGATCTACACAGGCAGTGTGGCCAACTGAACGAATTTCGCTTGGCTCACGAAACCCGAGGCTGGCCTCTACGAGATCCGGTCCCTCGCAGTAAGCGACGACCGTTGAGTGGTCGACGTTTTCTGCATCACCTATTTCTGTAACCCTCTGGTTCTTATAGTAAGTGTGCGTCACCGGATAG is a window from the Verrucomicrobiia bacterium genome containing:
- a CDS encoding inorganic diphosphatase; this translates as MPDFNVVLDAGNVNGGIINTIIEIPKWSTLKIEWNRKLALFELDRVEPSIFAKPTNYGFIPQTLDGDGDELDTLVITNDPIPTGVYLKARVIGVLNFEDDGEMDHKIICVPVDDRNTGDQIQGLDQIHEQWKQKIEHHFNHYKDLKKPGTTKVLGWGNADDAKKIIVECVERFKTDA
- a CDS encoding NUDIX domain-containing protein, with product MRKVVPKDAVLVPDQAERVFHGVIYDVYHWQQKLFDDSDTTFEMIKRVDTIVVIGVTGDKILVIDEEQPHAGSGVSFPGGRVDPDDASILEASQREMQEETGYEFSQWRLIDVRQPFVKIEWFIHVYMATDVRKRSTPQQDGGEKITIRQESFESLKKLIDDKVGSMGEARDLFDNLKSLDDLLALPEFQGQEVDR
- the gap gene encoding type I glyceraldehyde-3-phosphate dehydrogenase gives rise to the protein MKTKVAINGFGRIGRNAFKIAFDRTDAEIVAINDLTDTKTLAYLLKHDSNYGAYNKKVTFDDKHIIVDDHKIVVTAEKDPSTLPWKDMEIDVVIESTGRFTKKEDAELHIKAGAKRVVISGPTKSDGVDTIVLGANDDKLEGATEVLSNASCTTNSLGAVMAILDSHFGVEKSMLTTVHSYTASQALQDAPNKDLREGRNAAENMVPTTTGAAIAVTLTLPQLKGKFDGLSIRVPTPVVSISDITALLKKDTTVEEINDVFRKSAKEPFFQGILGVSDEPLVSSDYIGNSNSGTVDLLLTKVVGGNLVKVMVWYDNEWGYSNRLVEVVADTGRLLHKKAA
- a CDS encoding RpiB/LacA/LacB family sugar-phosphate isomerase, whose protein sequence is MKVYIGTDHNGFYLRNMLVEYLKKAGYDVQDESLTQLNPEDDFPVFAQKVVKDVLTSDDPEPRGILLCGSGQGMCMTANRFKHIRAAMIYDRESARASRNDDDANIICLPAKTLEKDDAKVIVETFLNTSFAGADRYKRRIREMDEVGQG
- a CDS encoding transketolase, which codes for MTQTKKLTLEQLEQKAYEIREDLIRMLEHAGSGHSAGPLGLADIFTALYFDIMRYDPKRPDWDERDIVLLSNGHCVPIQYVTMAHAGFFDKSELKTLRQFGSRLQGHPERTRLPGLENTSGPLGCGLSQAAGMALAMRMNKQLHRWIYVVMGDGEQNEGNVWEAAMLAGKYKLNNIIAITDRNNIQIDGPTEKIMPLEPLKDKWEAFGWHVIEIDGNNIESVIDACAMGRAIVEKPVMIIAHNVPGKGVPFMEYDYHWHGYFVETPGSPKLDKVAKEALHDLRTLKGKIRSEHE
- a CDS encoding transketolase C-terminal domain-containing protein, whose product is MSKHYLIEDILAEDIKQEATRKGFGRGLKKAGEIDEAIVAACADLTDSTNMAAFRDAFPDRFIEIGVAEQNLVTVGSGMAAMGKIPFVSSYAAFSPGRNWEQIRTTICLNERPVKIVGSHAGVSVGLDGATHQMLEDIALMRVLPRMVVIAPGDSVEAEKATLALARDKINPGYLRLARADSPVFTTDKTPFEIGKAYVFSEGKDVTIISTGNLTYQALVAAEKLYKDGIDAEVVHCPTIKPLDAATILASVGKTKAVITIEEAQINGGLGGVIAELLGENLPTPMVRMGMKDRFGESGKPDELLEHFGLTAKHIALAAHHIVDKK